The genomic DNA TCACTCGACGGTCAAACCTCGCTCAAGATAGCGGAAGCCGGACGACGGCCCGAAGCCCGGGAGACGCGTCCTCCAGATGGACCGCGCCACCGTGGGCGTTGACGGTCTCCCGGACGATGGCCAGGCCCAGCCCGGCTCCGCCCTCGTCCCGGCTGCGCGCGCTGTCCAGCCGGGTGAACCGGTCGAAGACCCGCTCCCGGTCGGGTTCGGGGATGCCGGGCCCGTCGTCGGTGACGCTGAGCACCGCGTCGGCGCCCTCGACGCGCAGCGCCACCGCCACCGGGGCGTGGGTGTGCCGCAGGGCGTTGTCCACCAGATTGACCAGCACCCGCCCCAGGTCCAGGGCGTCTCCGGCGATCACGATCGGGCCGTCGCCGATCTCCATGGTGACGGTCCCGCCGTACCGCTCGACGGTCTGGGAGACCAGCTCGTCCAGCTCCACCGGCTCCCTGCGGCCGAGCGCGCCGCCGCGCTCGTCCAGCCGGGCCAGCGCGAGCAGGTCCTCGGCCAGCCGGGCCAGACGCATGGTGTCCTCCAGCACGCCCTCGGCCGTCTCCTGCCAGTCCTGCCCGTGCGGATGGCCGAGCGCCACCTCCAGCTGGAGCCGGATGCTGGCCAGCGGGCTGCGCAGCTCGTGCGCCGCGTCGGAGACCAGAGCCCGCTGGCGGGCGTCGGCCTTCTCCAGCCGGGCCAGCATGTCGTTGAGCGTGACGGCCAGGCTGTGCACCTCGTCATGGGCCTCGGGCACCGGCAGGCGTCGCGAGCGGGCGGTGTCGGTGATCTCCTCGGCGCCCCGTCGCAACGCGGCGATGGGCCGCAGGGTCCTGCCGACGATCACCCAGCCGGCCCCGGCGAGCAGCATCAGCAGCAGCGGCGTGCCGACGAGCAGCACATGCCCGGCCGTGGTGAGACTGGCCTGCACCTCACTGAAGGGGCGCGCGACGACCACCGTCAGACCGCGGTCGGCGCTGAGCACCCGCGCGCGCAGCATGTGCGGGATACCGTACGGCGCACCGTCCAGGAACCGCGCCCGGTCCTCCCCGATCACCGCCGCCCGTT from Streptosporangium sp. NBC_01756 includes the following:
- a CDS encoding sensor histidine kinase, whose protein sequence is MAADPHSREGPKGSPPADTREEGRAGRRTAGWWRRKSLRFRLTAVASAVLGAALALSAYVMIGVLGRSLLATIDDSLYQRARDVVSLTDAERLPDELTSPDGILVQVIDGAGRITHATTGTDRLVPLLNPGERAAVIGEDRARFLDGAPYGIPHMLRARVLSADRGLTVVVARPFSEVQASLTTAGHVLLVGTPLLLMLLAGAGWVIVGRTLRPIAALRRGAEEITDTARSRRLPVPEAHDEVHSLAVTLNDMLARLEKADARQRALVSDAAHELRSPLASIRLQLEVALGHPHGQDWQETAEGVLEDTMRLARLAEDLLALARLDERGGALGRREPVELDELVSQTVERYGGTVTMEIGDGPIVIAGDALDLGRVLVNLVDNALRHTHAPVAVALRVEGADAVLSVTDDGPGIPEPDRERVFDRFTRLDSARSRDEGGAGLGLAIVRETVNAHGGAVHLEDASPGLRAVVRLPLS